A stretch of Alligator mississippiensis isolate rAllMis1 chromosome 14, rAllMis1, whole genome shotgun sequence DNA encodes these proteins:
- the METTL27 gene encoding methyltransferase-like protein 27: MSGAGNKKKRSEIGEQELGIGLTRLSHAGAGSGAVPGPGRPAPGGAPRAEPPPEATSERLARARHSRSRGGRREPRRGRPGGEARTALRRAGPLRGRGGAAGSAGPSAAMAGPRRSLAEVQRRVAAVHGRTALSDQLGSYDRWAADYEQDVSVLQYRAPRLAARALAAASPARPRDTLVLDAACGTGLVAQELQGLGFSRMHGVDGSRGMLEIARQKGLYQELKHCILGQEPLPLPTGQYDAVIIVGALSEGQVPCSVIPELLRVTKPGGFLCLTTRTNVTNLQYLAKLQGMLEDLEEQGLWAKVSTQEVEKWEKATSGQESTQNSDYISGVVYVYQKC, encoded by the exons ATGAGCGGGGCTGGAAACAAAAAGAAGCGTTCAGAAATCGGGGAGCAGGAACTCGGCATCGGCCTGACCCGCCTGAGCCACGCAGGAGCCGGCAGCGGTGCTGTGCCTGGGCCCGGCCGCCCTGCGCCGGGCGGGGCGCCTCGAGCCGAGCCACCGCCGGAGGCCACGAGCGAGCGCCTCGCCCGGGCCCGGCACAGCCGCTCGCGGGGCGGCCGCAGGGAGCCGCGCCGGGGGCGCCCGGGAGGGGAGGCGAGGACGGCGCTGAGACGCGCGGGGCCACTAAGGGGACGAGGCGGCGCCGCGGGAAGCGCCGGGCCCTCCGCAGCCATGGCCGGCCCGCGCCGCAGCCTGGCAGAGGTGCAGCGGCGGGTGGCGGCGGTGCACGGCCGCACGGCGCTGAGCGACCAGCTAGGCTCCTACGACCGGTGGGCCGCCGACTACGAGCAG GACGTGTCCGTGCTGCAGTACCGCGCGCCGCGCCTGGCCGCCCGCGCCCTGGCCGCCGCCTCCCCCGCGCGCCCGCGGGACACGCTGGTCCTCGACGCGGCCTGTGGCACCGGGCTCGTGgcccaggag ctgcaggggctggggttcaGCCGCATGCACGGAGtggatggcagcaggggcatgctggAGATTGCACGCCAGAAGGGGCTATACCAGGAGCTGAAGCACTGTATTCTGGGCCAGGAGCCCTTGCCACTGCCCACAG GCCAGTACGATGCAGTAATCATTGTAGGGGCACTCAGTGAAGGGCAGGTGCCCTGCAGCGTGATCCCAGAGCTGCTCCGTGTCACGAAACCAG GAGGGTTCTTGTGCCTGACCACAAGGACCAATGTGACAAACCTGCAATACCTGGCCAAGCTgcaggggatgctggaggacctggAGGAGCAAGGCCTGTGGGCAAAGGTCTCTACCCAGGAAGTTGAGAAATGGGAGAAGGCAACTTCGGGGCAGGAGAGCACCCAGAACTCAGACTACATCTCTGGGGTGGTGTACGTGTACCAGAAGTGCTGA
- the TMEM270 gene encoding transmembrane protein 270, protein MGWRTRDFIIGTQGFMSGIRETLMCLVRMVTLQAPDKVPEQGPATSVASWLKVVVRDTLSPFSLSLPSRHVSLLSQYFCFWKVQWDMLHSIHLSLQLYTDMFFYWAQNLLLGYMLLLLLLWEFSKKAQKCVQRQMLLSLRTLERQLITTQMLLKICYFHLKSLLDLVTWGPAYLIAWVTCLVSWLLQAAFEHTVRVAGVEEENKALEVEQY, encoded by the exons ATGGGCTGGAGGACTAGAGACTTCATCATAGGCACACAAGGGTTCATGTCTGGCATCAGGGAAACCTTAATGTGCCTGGTGAGAATGGTCACACTG CAGGCCCCAGACAAGGTCCCTGAGCAGGGGCCAGCGACCTCTGTGGCAAGCTGGCTGAAGGTGGTGGTGAGAGATACGCTGAGCCCCTTCTCCCTGTCACTACCATCCAGGCATGTGAGCCTGCTCAGCCAGTACTTCTGCTTCTGGAAGGTACAGTGGGACATGCTGCACAGCATCCATCTCTCGCTGCAGCTCTATACTGACATGTTCTTCTACTGGGCCCAGAACCTGCTCCTAGgctacatgctgctgctgctgcttctgtgggaGTTTTCCAAGAAAGCCCAGAAATGTGTTCAGAGGCAGATGTTGCTCAGCTTG CGGACACTGGAGAGACAGCTCATCACCACACAGATGCTGCTGAAGATCTGCTACTTCCACCTGAAGAGTCTGCTGGATCTGGTCACCTGGGGACCGGCCTACTTAATTGCCTGGGTCACTTGCCTTGTGTCCTGGCTTCTGCAAGCTGCCTTTGAGCATACAGTCAgggtggctggtgtggaggaagAGAATAAGGCCCTGGAGGTGGAGCAGTACTAA
- the LOC102574313 gene encoding claudin-4 yields MAVLALQMGGLALSVLGWLGTILTCTLPMWRVTAFIGSNIIVAQVFWEGLWMNCVYESTGQMQCKVYDSLLDLSSDLQAARALVVASIVVAFLALLVSIFGAECTRCVDDKGAKAKISITAGAIFILAGVGLLIPVSWSANTIISNFYNPMVPEALKRELGASIYVGWASSALLVFGGTILCCSCPPSEEKPYSVKYRAAKHSSPGSYPLKNYV; encoded by the coding sequence ATGGCGGTACTGGCCCTGCAGATGGGGGGCCTGGCACTGTCAgtgctgggctggctgggcaccATCCTGACGTGCACGTTGCCCATGTGGAGGGTGACAGCCTTCATCGGCTCCAACATCATCGTGGCACAGGTGTTCTGGGAGGGGCTGTGGATGAACTGTGTATATGAGagcacaggccagatgcagtgcaAGGTCTACGACTCGCTGCTTGACCTCTCCTCGGACCTGCAGGCTGCCCGTGCCCTCGTTGTGGCCTCTATTGTGGTGGCCTTCTTAGCCCTTCTTGTCTCCATCTTTGGGGCCGAATGCACCCGGTGTGTGGATGACAAGGGAGCCAAGGCCAAGATCTCCATCACTGCGGGTGCTATCTTcatcctggctggggtggggctgctcATTCCCGTGTCCTGGTCAGCCAACACCATCATCAGCAACTTCTACAACCCTATGGTGCCAGAGGCCCTGAAGAGGGAGCTGGGTGCCTCCATCTATGTGGgttgggcatcaagtgccctcTTGGTGTTTGGGGGGACCATACtatgctgctcctgccctccaaGTGAGGAGAAGCCCTACTCTGTGAAGTACAGAGCAGCCAAGCACTCCAGTCCAGGCAGCTACCCTCTGAAGAACTATGTGTGA